The Pseudomonas allokribbensis genome has a window encoding:
- a CDS encoding M3 family metallopeptidase, whose protein sequence is MPDSNPLLQHWTLPPWPDIRAEHLLPAINSIIADNRQIIAQVIASQAEHPGWDDLVLSIDEADARLNEVRSILETLSMVRSDDATWLVESAKAHLAINQYRSEKSCNRPLYEAYQRLARSSIAANFDESRKIVLARILRKFRQSGIELPTEQQQELARLNLEIGGLESVFLTHLERWTETWSKRIDDVALLAGLSPAMRDRLARAAREAGHDGWLIRLDQNTCNHILKYAENRALREECCVAYATRASDQGPLAGRFDNGPVLTALLALRQQKARLLGHENAAQLTLAKTMSGTTAWVSDFLQRQVAQLAPALEQDAIQLAAFALQRGIDRIQPWDEDFLAEQWRQQQFPGALDDLREYFPLEGTLRRLCLFCERMFGIRIVEQIGGRHWHDDVRLLEISEHEQIIGYIYLDPFHRDNAADFAGTSTLRNRRINAEGRPALPIAVLYSNFTPATDSHPCRLELDDLQVLFHEFGHCLQHVLTRSPHYTLSGILQLGHEAAEFSGQLFEQWCQSREFVLWLGAHFQTGERLSASRVDAALTASQAHASRQKALLLMGAIIDFELHLTHGDGRSVEAVCADVQRTMAHLQLPGNHRFANGFDYMVTQYDASVYAYVWSGVLAQEAFKRFSHDWVFRPQTGRAFRETFFAPGAGRPLLEAVEAFVGRPVSEDVGAGRSIIRRVTSD, encoded by the coding sequence ATGCCTGACTCCAATCCCCTCCTGCAACACTGGACCCTGCCACCCTGGCCGGATATTCGCGCCGAGCATCTGCTGCCGGCGATCAACAGCATCATTGCCGACAACCGACAAATCATTGCGCAAGTGATCGCCAGTCAGGCCGAGCACCCCGGCTGGGATGATCTGGTGCTGAGCATCGATGAAGCGGATGCCCGTCTCAATGAAGTCCGCTCGATTCTCGAAACGTTGTCGATGGTCAGGTCCGACGATGCCACGTGGCTCGTGGAAAGCGCCAAGGCGCATCTGGCGATCAATCAGTATCGTTCCGAAAAATCCTGCAATCGCCCGCTGTACGAGGCCTACCAGCGTTTGGCGCGGAGTTCGATCGCGGCCAACTTCGATGAGTCACGCAAGATCGTGCTGGCGCGGATACTGCGCAAATTCAGGCAGTCGGGCATCGAGCTTCCCACTGAGCAACAGCAGGAACTGGCCCGGTTGAACCTTGAGATCGGCGGCCTGGAATCCGTGTTTTTGACCCACCTCGAACGCTGGACCGAGACCTGGAGCAAACGTATCGACGACGTTGCACTGCTCGCGGGCCTGTCACCGGCGATGAGGGATCGCCTGGCGCGCGCCGCACGCGAGGCCGGCCATGACGGCTGGCTGATCCGTCTGGATCAGAACACCTGCAATCACATCCTCAAGTACGCCGAGAACCGTGCCTTGCGGGAAGAATGCTGTGTGGCCTACGCGACCCGCGCCTCCGATCAGGGGCCGTTGGCCGGCCGCTTCGATAACGGCCCGGTACTGACGGCGTTGCTTGCCTTGCGCCAACAGAAAGCCCGTTTACTTGGCCACGAAAACGCCGCGCAACTGACGCTGGCAAAAACCATGTCCGGGACGACAGCGTGGGTCAGTGATTTTCTCCAGCGCCAGGTTGCGCAGTTGGCGCCGGCTCTCGAGCAGGACGCCATACAACTGGCCGCCTTTGCGTTGCAACGCGGAATCGACCGGATTCAACCTTGGGATGAAGACTTTCTCGCCGAACAATGGCGCCAGCAGCAGTTTCCCGGTGCGCTGGACGACCTGCGTGAGTACTTCCCGCTCGAGGGCACCCTGCGCCGGCTCTGTCTGTTCTGTGAGCGCATGTTCGGGATCCGCATCGTCGAGCAAATCGGCGGCAGGCACTGGCATGACGATGTACGGCTGCTGGAAATCAGCGAGCACGAGCAGATCATCGGCTACATCTACCTCGACCCGTTTCACCGCGACAACGCTGCGGATTTCGCCGGCACCTCCACGCTGCGCAACCGCCGGATCAATGCCGAAGGGCGCCCGGCGCTCCCCATTGCTGTGCTCTACAGCAATTTCACTCCGGCCACTGACAGCCATCCGTGCCGTCTCGAACTCGACGACCTGCAGGTACTTTTTCATGAGTTTGGCCACTGCCTTCAGCACGTACTGACGCGTTCACCTCATTACACCCTGTCCGGCATCCTGCAACTGGGCCATGAGGCGGCGGAGTTTTCCGGGCAATTGTTCGAGCAGTGGTGTCAGTCGCGGGAGTTTGTGCTGTGGCTCGGCGCGCATTTCCAGACCGGCGAGCGCCTGAGTGCCTCACGGGTCGACGCCGCCCTGACGGCCAGCCAGGCCCACGCCAGCCGGCAAAAAGCCTTGTTGCTGATGGGCGCCATCATCGATTTCGAGCTGCACCTGACTCACGGCGATGGGCGTTCTGTCGAAGCGGTTTGCGCCGACGTGCAGAGGACAATGGCTCACCTGCAACTACCGGGCAATCACCGGTTCGCCAATGGTTTCGATTACATGGTGACCCAGTACGACGCGTCGGTTTACGCCTATGTCTGGTCAGGGGTGCTGGCTCAAGAAGCGTTCAAACGCTTCAGTCATGACTGGGTGTTCAGGCCGCAGACCGGCCGGGCGTTCCGGGAAACGTTCTTTGCACCCGGGGCCGGGCGCCCGTTACTGGAAGCAGTGGAAGCTTTCGTCGGCCGGCCGGTCAGTGAAGACGTGGGTGCCGGCCGTTCGATCATCCGGCGGGTTACTTCAGATTGA
- a CDS encoding YheV family putative zinc ribbon protein, whose protein sequence is MSEAPVKTKKRFIAGAVCPACSEPDKLMMWSEDDVPHRECVACGYSDTLNAQGLSVPKELGTRVNTSALKPAPDKTVQAVQFFPNPKLKKKPDEQH, encoded by the coding sequence ATGAGTGAGGCACCTGTGAAAACCAAAAAACGCTTTATCGCCGGGGCCGTCTGCCCGGCGTGCAGCGAGCCGGACAAGCTGATGATGTGGAGCGAGGACGATGTCCCGCACCGCGAATGCGTGGCGTGCGGCTACAGCGATACGCTGAACGCACAAGGGTTGTCGGTTCCAAAAGAGCTGGGCACGCGGGTCAACACCAGCGCGCTCAAGCCTGCCCCGGACAAAACGGTTCAGGCGGTGCAGTTCTTCCCGAATCCGAAACTGAAGAAAAAGCCCGACGAGCAACACTGA
- the prlC gene encoding oligopeptidase A: MFLPAKVPTVSVNNPLLQSYDLPPFSAIRAEHVQPAIETILADNRAAIAEILKTQGQNPTWAGLVLAMDELNDRLGAAWSPVSHLNAVCNSAELREAYESCLPALSAYSTEMGQNRELFQAYEALANSPEAAGFDVAQKTILEHALRDFRLSGIDLPEAEQKRYAEVQSKLSELGSRFSNQLLDATQAWTKHLTDEAALAGLTDSAKAQMAAAAQAKGLDGWLITLEFPSYYAVMTYAQDRALREEVYAAYCTRASDQGPNAGQNDNGPVMGEILDLRQELAKLLGFSSFSELSLATKMAESSDQVLSFLRDLAKRSKPFAAQDLQQLKAYAAEQGCADLQSWDSGFYGEKLREQRYSVAQETLRAYFPIDKVLGGLFAIVQRLYGIEIAELKGFDTWHPDVRLFEIKENGQHVGRFFFDLYARANKRGGAWMDGARDRRRTLDGVLQSPVANLVCNFTPADSGKPALLTHDEVTTLFHEFGHGLHHLLTRVEHAGVSGINGVAWDAVELPSQFMENWCWEPEGLALISGHYETGEPLPQDLLEKMLAAKNFQSGLMMVRQLEFSLFDFELHATHGDGRSVAQVLEGVRNEVSVMRPPAYNRFPNSFAHIFAGGYAAGYYSYKWAEVLSADAFSKFEEDGVLNADTGRAFREAILARGGSQEPMVLFVDFRGREPSIDALLRHSGLSEDAAA, encoded by the coding sequence ATGTTTCTTCCAGCCAAGGTGCCAACCGTGAGCGTGAACAACCCTCTTCTGCAGTCCTACGACCTGCCGCCGTTCTCCGCGATCCGTGCCGAACACGTGCAGCCGGCCATCGAAACCATCCTGGCCGACAACCGCGCCGCCATTGCCGAAATCCTCAAGACCCAGGGCCAGAACCCGACCTGGGCCGGGCTGGTGCTGGCGATGGACGAACTCAACGATCGCCTGGGCGCTGCCTGGAGCCCGGTCAGCCACCTCAATGCCGTGTGCAACAGCGCCGAACTGCGTGAAGCCTACGAGTCGTGCCTGCCGGCCCTGAGCGCCTACTCCACCGAGATGGGCCAGAACCGCGAACTGTTCCAGGCCTATGAAGCCCTGGCCAACAGCCCGGAAGCCGCCGGTTTCGACGTGGCGCAAAAAACCATTCTGGAACACGCCCTGCGCGATTTCCGCCTGTCGGGTATCGACCTGCCGGAAGCCGAACAGAAGCGCTACGCCGAAGTGCAGAGCAAGCTGTCCGAGCTGGGCAGCCGCTTCTCCAACCAGTTGCTCGACGCCACTCAGGCCTGGACCAAGCACCTGACCGATGAAGCCGCCCTCGCCGGCCTGACCGATTCGGCCAAGGCGCAAATGGCTGCTGCGGCACAGGCCAAAGGCCTCGACGGCTGGCTGATCACCCTGGAATTCCCGAGCTACTACGCGGTGATGACCTACGCCCAGGACCGTGCGCTGCGCGAAGAAGTCTACGCCGCCTACTGCACCCGTGCGTCGGATCAAGGCCCGAACGCCGGCCAGAACGACAACGGCCCGGTGATGGGCGAAATCCTCGACCTGCGTCAGGAGCTGGCAAAGCTGCTCGGTTTCTCCAGTTTCTCCGAGCTGAGCCTGGCGACCAAAATGGCCGAATCCAGCGACCAGGTGCTGAGCTTCCTGCGCGACCTGGCCAAGCGCAGCAAACCGTTCGCTGCCCAGGATCTGCAACAGCTCAAGGCTTACGCCGCCGAACAGGGCTGCGCCGATCTGCAAAGCTGGGACAGCGGTTTCTACGGTGAAAAACTCCGCGAACAACGCTACAGCGTCGCCCAGGAAACCCTGCGCGCCTACTTCCCGATCGATAAAGTGCTGGGCGGCCTGTTCGCCATCGTTCAGCGTCTGTACGGCATCGAGATCGCCGAACTGAAAGGCTTCGACACCTGGCATCCGGACGTGCGCCTGTTCGAGATCAAGGAAAACGGCCAGCACGTCGGCCGCTTCTTCTTCGACCTCTACGCCCGCGCCAACAAGCGCGGCGGTGCCTGGATGGACGGCGCCCGCGACCGGCGCCGCACCCTCGACGGCGTGCTGCAAAGCCCGGTGGCCAACCTTGTGTGCAACTTCACGCCGGCCGACAGCGGCAAGCCTGCGCTGCTGACCCACGATGAAGTGACCACCCTGTTCCACGAATTCGGTCACGGCCTGCATCACCTGCTGACCCGCGTCGAGCATGCCGGCGTATCGGGCATCAACGGCGTGGCGTGGGATGCGGTCGAGCTGCCAAGCCAGTTCATGGAAAACTGGTGCTGGGAGCCGGAAGGCCTGGCGCTGATTTCCGGCCACTACGAAACCGGCGAGCCGCTGCCGCAGGATCTGCTGGAAAAAATGCTCGCGGCGAAGAACTTCCAGTCCGGCCTGATGATGGTGCGTCAGCTGGAGTTCTCGCTGTTCGACTTCGAACTGCACGCCACCCACGGTGACGGTCGCAGCGTCGCGCAGGTGCTGGAAGGCGTGCGCAACGAAGTCTCGGTGATGCGCCCTCCGGCCTACAACCGCTTCCCGAACAGCTTCGCGCACATCTTCGCCGGCGGTTACGCAGCGGGTTACTACAGCTACAAATGGGCGGAAGTGCTGTCGGCAGATGCCTTCTCCAAGTTCGAAGAAGACGGCGTGCTCAATGCCGATACCGGTCGCGCCTTCCGCGAGGCGATCCTGGCCCGCGGCGGCTCGCAGGAGCCGATGGTGCTGTTCGTCGACTTCCGTGGCCGTGAGCCATCGATTGACGCACTCTTGCGCCACAGCGGCCTGAGTGAGGACGCGGCAGCATGA
- a CDS encoding gamma carbonic anhydrase family protein: MSLRKYQNHTPRLSKGAFVDGSAVVIGDVEIGEDSSVWPLTVIRGDMHRIRIGARTSVQDGCVLHITHAGPFNPDGFPLLIGDDVTIAHKVMLHGCTVGSRVLIGMGSIVMDGAVVEDDVIIGAGSLVPPGKRLESGFLYVGSPVKQVRPLTDKENAFFTYSAANYVKLKDLHLAEGYDQL, translated from the coding sequence GTGTCCCTTCGCAAGTACCAGAATCACACCCCACGCTTGAGCAAAGGCGCTTTTGTCGACGGCTCCGCGGTGGTGATCGGCGACGTCGAAATCGGCGAAGACAGCTCCGTGTGGCCGTTGACGGTGATCCGCGGCGACATGCACCGCATCCGTATCGGCGCACGCACCAGCGTGCAGGATGGCTGTGTGTTGCACATCACCCACGCCGGCCCGTTCAATCCGGACGGCTTTCCGCTGCTGATCGGTGACGACGTGACCATCGCCCACAAGGTCATGCTGCATGGCTGCACCGTCGGCAGCCGCGTGCTGATCGGCATGGGCAGCATCGTCATGGACGGCGCGGTGGTCGAGGATGACGTGATCATCGGCGCCGGCAGCCTGGTGCCACCGGGCAAGCGCCTGGAAAGCGGTTTCCTGTACGTCGGTAGCCCGGTGAAGCAGGTTCGCCCGCTGACCGACAAGGAAAACGCCTTTTTCACCTACAGCGCGGCGAACTACGTGAAGCTCAAGGACCTGCATCTGGCTGAAGGCTACGACCAGCTCTGA
- a CDS encoding HAD family hydrolase yields the protein MHYQTVLFDLDGTLTDPREGITRSIQFALSKLGIDEPDLTKLEHFIGPPLLQAFMQFYGFDEAKAWEAVNFYRERFKVTGLYENRVFEGVTPLLETLSGQGRQLYIATSKPWVFAREIARHFDFAKHFKVIYGSELDGTRTNKVELIAHLIAEEGLDPANTLMIGDRKHDLIGARSNGLDAAAVGYGFGSHEELSAEAPAYHFETLAELHQAFLQR from the coding sequence ATGCATTACCAGACCGTACTGTTCGACCTCGATGGCACCCTGACCGATCCGCGTGAGGGCATCACCCGCTCCATCCAGTTCGCCTTGAGCAAACTCGGTATCGATGAGCCGGACCTGACCAAACTGGAACACTTCATCGGCCCGCCGCTGTTGCAGGCGTTCATGCAGTTTTATGGTTTCGATGAAGCCAAGGCGTGGGAGGCGGTGAATTTCTATCGCGAGCGTTTCAAGGTTACCGGTCTGTACGAGAACCGGGTGTTCGAGGGCGTCACGCCATTGCTGGAAACCCTGAGTGGCCAAGGCCGGCAGCTGTATATCGCGACTTCAAAGCCGTGGGTGTTCGCCCGGGAAATCGCCCGGCACTTCGATTTCGCCAAACACTTCAAGGTGATCTATGGCAGCGAGCTGGACGGCACCCGCACCAACAAGGTCGAGCTGATTGCCCACCTGATCGCAGAAGAAGGGCTGGATCCGGCCAATACGCTGATGATCGGTGACCGCAAGCACGACCTGATCGGCGCCCGCAGCAACGGTCTGGATGCAGCGGCGGTGGGTTATGGTTTCGGCAGCCATGAAGAGCTGAGCGCCGAGGCGCCGGCTTATCACTTCGAAACCCTGGCCGAGTTGCATCAGGCGTTTTTGCAACGCTGA
- a CDS encoding aminopeptidase codes for MIRPFPSLGLLDRVLRVLFPSTLLLLLNGCSSVSYYSQLASGQLQLLRAREPVAEVIADPGRDATLRAHLAQSQKARDFASQHLHLPDNQSYRLYADIHRPYVVWNVFATPEFSLSPQNHCFPIAGCVAYRGYYSQSAARGEAAIQRLQGMDVSIGGVEAYSTLGWFNDPILNSMMGWGDERLATLIFHELGHQRFYVKDDTEFNESYATFVEQEGTRQWRAFRGLPPENDAQLKRRDQFIQLILDTRTRLEKLYAQPMPVEQMRERKAAEFERFRRDYRAMRDSQWAGDKRYDAWVNAPLNNARLLPFGLYDQWVPAFAALFRQVGGDWLKFYAQVEKLGGLPADKRKTALRELAALRSD; via the coding sequence GTGATCAGGCCGTTTCCAAGCCTTGGGTTACTTGATCGCGTTTTGCGGGTTTTGTTTCCGAGCACATTGCTTTTGCTGCTCAACGGTTGTTCCAGCGTCAGCTATTACAGTCAGTTGGCCAGTGGTCAGCTGCAATTGCTGCGGGCTCGCGAGCCAGTGGCCGAGGTGATCGCCGACCCGGGCCGGGACGCCACACTGCGTGCCCACCTGGCCCAGTCGCAGAAGGCCCGGGACTTCGCCAGCCAACACCTGCACCTGCCGGATAACCAGAGCTATCGCCTGTACGCCGATATCCATCGCCCGTACGTGGTGTGGAACGTGTTCGCCACCCCGGAGTTTTCCCTGAGCCCACAAAACCATTGCTTCCCGATTGCCGGCTGCGTGGCCTATCGCGGCTACTACAGCCAGAGTGCGGCGCGGGGCGAGGCGGCGATTCAGCGCCTGCAAGGTATGGACGTGTCGATTGGCGGTGTCGAAGCCTATTCGACCCTGGGCTGGTTCAATGACCCGATCCTCAACTCGATGATGGGTTGGGGTGACGAACGCTTGGCCACGCTGATCTTCCATGAGCTGGGCCACCAACGTTTCTATGTGAAGGACGACACCGAGTTCAACGAGTCCTACGCGACCTTTGTCGAGCAGGAAGGCACCCGGCAGTGGCGGGCGTTTCGCGGCTTGCCGCCAGAGAACGATGCCCAGCTCAAACGCCGGGATCAGTTTATTCAACTGATCCTCGATACCCGTACCCGGCTGGAGAAGCTGTACGCCCAGCCGATGCCCGTCGAACAGATGCGCGAACGCAAGGCCGCCGAGTTCGAACGGTTTCGCCGGGATTATCGGGCGATGCGCGACAGCCAGTGGGCCGGAGACAAACGCTACGACGCCTGGGTCAATGCACCGCTGAACAATGCGCGGTTGTTGCCGTTCGGGCTGTATGACCAGTGGGTGCCGGCGTTTGCAGCCTTGTTCAGGCAGGTGGGCGGGGATTGGCTGAAGTTCTATGCACAGGTGGAGAAACTGGGCGGATTGCCGGCTGACAAGCGAAAGACAGCCCTGCGTGAGCTGGCCGCCCTTCGCTCCGATTGA
- a CDS encoding DUF1161 domain-containing protein: MKRFALAVICGVLATSAFAAPKDCEELKQEIEIKIQANAVPSYTLEIVSKEEAEKHDVAMIVGTCDNGTKAIIYQKNDR, translated from the coding sequence ATGAAACGTTTTGCCTTGGCGGTTATCTGTGGCGTGCTGGCGACGTCGGCCTTCGCGGCGCCAAAAGATTGCGAAGAACTCAAGCAAGAGATCGAAATCAAGATTCAGGCGAATGCCGTGCCTTCCTACACCCTGGAGATAGTCTCCAAAGAGGAAGCCGAAAAGCACGACGTCGCCATGATCGTCGGTACTTGCGACAACGGTACGAAGGCCATCATCTACCAGAAGAACGACCGCTGA
- a CDS encoding OsmC family protein, whose translation MAIVKKASAHWEGDLKTGIGSISTETGVLREAPYGFKARFEGGKGTNPEELIGAAHAGCFSMAFSMILGDAGLKAESIDTQAEVTLDQVEGGFAITAVKLILKAKIPGATQAQFEELSNKAKEGCPVSKVLNAKISLDASLVS comes from the coding sequence ATGGCTATCGTGAAGAAGGCATCCGCACATTGGGAAGGTGACCTGAAAACCGGCATCGGCTCGATCTCCACCGAAACCGGCGTCCTGCGGGAAGCGCCGTACGGCTTCAAGGCCCGCTTCGAAGGCGGCAAGGGCACCAACCCGGAAGAACTGATCGGCGCCGCCCATGCCGGCTGTTTCTCCATGGCGTTCTCGATGATCCTCGGCGACGCCGGCCTGAAGGCCGAAAGCATCGACACCCAGGCCGAAGTCACCCTCGATCAGGTTGAGGGCGGTTTCGCGATCACCGCCGTGAAGCTGATCCTCAAAGCGAAAATCCCAGGTGCAACCCAGGCGCAATTCGAGGAACTGAGCAACAAGGCCAAGGAAGGATGTCCGGTGTCGAAGGTGCTGAACGCGAAGATCAGCCTGGATGCATCACTGGTCAGTTGA
- a CDS encoding LLM class flavin-dependent oxidoreductase yields MKQLSDVKFSTLDLVPVRENGSPAQSLRNSLDLAQHVEKFGYTRFWVAEHHNMDGIASSATSVLLGYLAGGTSTIRVGSGGVMLPNHAPLVIAEQFGTLESLYPGRIDLGLGRAPGSDQMTARALRRERSGSADDFPDDVAELARFLGPRTPDQRVIAMPGTGTNVPIWLLGSSLFSAQLAGERGLPYAFASHFAPRFMHEAIRVYRNHFKPSEVLDKPYVMLGVPLVAADTDEQADYLATSVYQRILALMRGQSLVQRPPVKTMDGLWLPHEREAVGDFLGLAMVGSPQKIRAKLEVLIEQTQADELIFTCDLYEHADRLHSYELLAQVMKG; encoded by the coding sequence ATGAAGCAACTGTCCGACGTAAAGTTTTCCACCCTCGATCTGGTGCCGGTGCGCGAGAACGGCAGCCCGGCCCAGTCGCTGCGCAACTCGCTGGATCTGGCGCAGCATGTCGAAAAATTCGGCTACACCCGGTTCTGGGTCGCCGAGCACCACAACATGGACGGCATCGCCAGTTCTGCGACGTCGGTGCTGCTGGGCTATCTGGCCGGCGGCACGTCGACCATCCGTGTCGGCTCCGGTGGCGTGATGCTGCCCAACCACGCGCCGCTGGTGATTGCCGAGCAGTTCGGCACCCTTGAAAGCCTGTACCCGGGGCGGATCGACCTCGGCCTGGGCCGCGCGCCCGGCTCCGACCAGATGACCGCCCGAGCCCTGCGCCGTGAACGCTCCGGCAGTGCCGACGACTTCCCGGATGACGTGGCCGAACTGGCGCGTTTCCTCGGCCCGCGTACGCCGGATCAGCGTGTGATCGCGATGCCGGGCACCGGCACCAACGTGCCGATCTGGCTGTTGGGTTCCAGCCTGTTCAGTGCGCAACTGGCCGGCGAGCGCGGTTTGCCCTACGCCTTTGCCTCACATTTCGCACCGCGCTTCATGCACGAGGCGATTCGCGTCTACCGCAACCACTTCAAGCCATCGGAGGTGCTCGACAAGCCGTACGTGATGCTCGGCGTGCCGCTGGTGGCCGCCGACACCGACGAGCAGGCCGATTACCTGGCGACCTCGGTGTACCAGCGAATTCTCGCGCTGATGCGTGGGCAAAGTCTGGTGCAGCGTCCGCCGGTGAAAACCATGGACGGCCTGTGGCTGCCCCACGAGCGTGAGGCGGTGGGCGATTTCCTCGGTCTGGCGATGGTCGGCAGCCCGCAGAAAATCCGCGCAAAACTTGAGGTGCTGATTGAACAGACTCAGGCGGATGAGCTGATCTTCACCTGCGACCTGTACGAACACGCCGATCGCCTGCATTCCTACGAATTGCTGGCGCAGGTGATGAAGGGCTGA
- a CDS encoding DUF1161 domain-containing protein: protein MKKFMLAVGLLSLAGGAFAAGKPCEEVKAAIAAKLDAKHVSGYSLEIVDKGAAAGGKVVGKCEGGTKEIVYKRG, encoded by the coding sequence ATGAAGAAGTTCATGTTGGCAGTAGGTTTGTTGAGCCTTGCGGGTGGTGCGTTTGCTGCCGGCAAGCCCTGTGAAGAAGTGAAAGCCGCGATCGCGGCAAAACTGGATGCGAAACACGTTTCCGGTTATTCGCTGGAAATCGTCGATAAAGGTGCTGCCGCTGGCGGCAAGGTCGTCGGCAAATGCGAGGGCGGCACCAAGGAAATCGTCTACAAGCGCGGTTGA
- a CDS encoding dodecin — protein sequence MSDHHTYKKIELVGSSPSSIEDAINNALAEAGKSIKHLEWFEVVDTRGHIKDNKAAHFQVTLKVGFRIASS from the coding sequence ATGAGTGACCATCACACCTACAAGAAAATCGAGCTGGTCGGTTCGTCCCCCAGCAGCATCGAAGACGCCATCAACAACGCGCTGGCCGAGGCCGGCAAGAGCATCAAGCATCTGGAATGGTTTGAGGTGGTCGATACCCGTGGCCACATCAAGGACAACAAGGCCGCCCACTTTCAAGTGACCCTGAAAGTCGGGTTCCGGATTGCCAGCAGCTGA